Genomic DNA from Streptococcus uberis:
AGTAGCAACACATTTTATTAAAAAACTTTCAGATACAGAACAATTAAATAAAAAAGTAGATATTATTCCTTTAGAAGTCGTTTTACGTAATGTTACAGCAGGATCTTTTGCAAAACGTTTTGGCATTGCTGAGGGAATCCCTTTAGATACTCCAATTGTAGAGTTTTATTATAAAAAAGATGAGTTGGATGATCCATTTATTAATGATGAGCATGTCCTCTTTTTGAAAATTGCTGACGAGAAACAAATAGCTTACATCAAAGAAGAAACCTTACGTATTAATCAATTATTAAAAGGATGGTTTCAACAAATTGATTTACAATTGATTGATTTTAAACTGGAGTTTGGTTTTGATAAAGATGACAATATCATCTTAGCGGATGAATTTTCTCCAGACAACTGCCGTCTTTGGGATAAAGATGGTAATCACATGGACAAGGATGTTTTCCGTCGTGATTTAGGTAATTTGACAGATGTCTATCAAATTGTTTTAGAGAAACTGGAGCAATTATAAGACATTGTTTATGGCATGTTCAAGAGATAGTAGGAAAAAAGGAATAAAGATAATGGACAAACGCATTTTTGTTGAAAAAAAAGCTGATTTTCAAATTAAAGCTCAGTCACTTGTTAAAGAGTTACAACATAAACTCCAATTAGAAACATTAAAGGAGCTTCGAATTATCCAGGTCTATGATGTTTTTAACATGAGCTTGGACTTGGTAGATGCTGCTGAAAAACATATCTTTTCAGAACAAGTGACAGATACTCTTTTGTCGGAAGAAGCTATTCTTTCTGACTTGGAACAGTTTGCCTTTTTTGCAATTGAGTCCTTACCTGGTCAATTTGATCAACGTGCAGCAAGCTCTCAAGAAGCTTTACTTTTACTAGGCAGTGCAAATGATACGAGAGTGGTAACAGCTCAGCTATACCTTGTCAACAAGGATATTGATTCTAAAGAGCTAGAGTCATTAAAACGTTATTTATTAAATCCTGTGGATTCTCGATTTAAGGATATTACAAAGGGGATTGCAAGTCAGGAATTTTCAGAATCTGATAAAAGTATTCCAAAATTAAACTTCTTTGAGGATTTCAATGCGGAGGATTTTGCGACTTATAAAGCTGAGCAAGGTTTAGCTATGGAAGTAGCAGATTTGCTATTCATCCAAGATTATTTCAAATCAATTGGGCGCGTGCCGACTGAGACTGAATTAAAAGTATTAGATACTTATTGGTCAGATCACTGCCGTCACACAACTTTTGAAACAGAATTAAAAGCCATTGATTTTTCTGCATCTAAGTTTAAAGAGCAACTGCAAGCTACTTATGATAAATATATCTCAATGCGTCAAGAGCTTGGCCGTTCAGACAAACCTCAAACACTGATGGATATGGCAACTATCTTTGGTCGTTATGAACGTGCTAATGGTCGTTTAGATGACATGGAAGTGTCTGATGAAATTAATGCTTGTTCTGTTGAAATTGAGGTTGATGTTAATGGTGTTAAAGAGCCTTGGCTTCTTATGTTCAAAAATGAGACACACAACCATCCTACTGAAATTGAACCATTTGGTGGTGCGGCGACTTGTATTGGTGGTGCTATTCGTGACCCATTATCCGGGCGTTCCTATGTTTATCAAGCTATGAGAATTTCGGGTGCAGGAGACATCACGGCTCCTATTGCGGCGACTCGTCAGGGGAAATTACCGCAACAGGTCATCTCAAAAACTGCGGCGCACGGCTATTCTTCATATGGCAACCAGATTGGATTAGCAACAACTTATGTTAAGGAATATTTTCATCCTGGCTTTGTTGCTAAAAGAATGGAATTAGGGGCAGTTGTTGGAGCAGCACCTAAGGAAAATGTTGTTCGTGAAAAACCAGTGGCTGGTGATTTGGTTATTTTACTTGGGGGTAAAACTGGTCGAGATGGTGTTGGTGGAGCAACAGGTTCTTCTAAAGTTCAAACCATTGAGTCTGTTGAAACGGCTGGCGCTGAAGTTCAAAAAGGTAATGCTATTGAAGAGCGCAAAATTCAGCGTTTGTTTAGAAATGGTGATGTTACTCGTCTGATTAAAAAGTCAAATGACTTTGGAGCAGGTGGTGTCTGCGTAGCAATTGGTGAATTGGCTGATGGACTTGAGATTGATTTAGATAAAGTACCTTTAAAATACCAAGGGCTAAACGGAACTGAAATTGCCATTTCTGAATCTCAAGAACGTATGGCTGTTGTGGTTAGACCTGAAGATGTTGAGCAATTTATTGCGGAATGTCAAAAAGAAAATATCGCTGCGGTTGTTGTTGCTGAGGTTACTGAAAAACCTCATTTAGTCATGACTTGGAACGGTGAAACCATTGTTGATCTTGATCGTGCCTTCTTGGATACTAATGGTGTTCGCGTAGAGGTTGAGGCAAAAGTTATTGATCATGACATGGCTGTTCCAGGACAAAGAAAAACCAGTCTTGAATCTTTAGAAAGCGATACCTTAGCTCTTCTTTCCGACTTAAATCATAGTTCACAAAAAGGGTTACAGACCTTATTTGATAGTTCAGTAGGCCGTTCAACGGTTAACCATCCGTTAGGTGGACGCTATCAGATGACACCAACGGAAAGTTCTATTCAAAAATTACCAGTTCAACATGGAGTTACAACAACGGCTTCTGTTATGGCGCAAGGCTATCATCCATATATTGCAG
This window encodes:
- the purC gene encoding phosphoribosylaminoimidazolesuccinocarboxamide synthase; this translates as MSNQLIYTGKAKDIYTTEDEHVIKSVYKDQATMLNGARKETIVGKGVLNNKISSLIFEKLNEAGVATHFIKKLSDTEQLNKKVDIIPLEVVLRNVTAGSFAKRFGIAEGIPLDTPIVEFYYKKDELDDPFINDEHVLFLKIADEKQIAYIKEETLRINQLLKGWFQQIDLQLIDFKLEFGFDKDDNIILADEFSPDNCRLWDKDGNHMDKDVFRRDLGNLTDVYQIVLEKLEQL
- a CDS encoding phosphoribosylformylglycinamidine synthase, with product MDKRIFVEKKADFQIKAQSLVKELQHKLQLETLKELRIIQVYDVFNMSLDLVDAAEKHIFSEQVTDTLLSEEAILSDLEQFAFFAIESLPGQFDQRAASSQEALLLLGSANDTRVVTAQLYLVNKDIDSKELESLKRYLLNPVDSRFKDITKGIASQEFSESDKSIPKLNFFEDFNAEDFATYKAEQGLAMEVADLLFIQDYFKSIGRVPTETELKVLDTYWSDHCRHTTFETELKAIDFSASKFKEQLQATYDKYISMRQELGRSDKPQTLMDMATIFGRYERANGRLDDMEVSDEINACSVEIEVDVNGVKEPWLLMFKNETHNHPTEIEPFGGAATCIGGAIRDPLSGRSYVYQAMRISGAGDITAPIAATRQGKLPQQVISKTAAHGYSSYGNQIGLATTYVKEYFHPGFVAKRMELGAVVGAAPKENVVREKPVAGDLVILLGGKTGRDGVGGATGSSKVQTIESVETAGAEVQKGNAIEERKIQRLFRNGDVTRLIKKSNDFGAGGVCVAIGELADGLEIDLDKVPLKYQGLNGTEIAISESQERMAVVVRPEDVEQFIAECQKENIAAVVVAEVTEKPHLVMTWNGETIVDLDRAFLDTNGVRVEVEAKVIDHDMAVPGQRKTSLESLESDTLALLSDLNHSSQKGLQTLFDSSVGRSTVNHPLGGRYQMTPTESSIQKLPVQHGVTTTASVMAQGYHPYIAEWSPYHGAAYAVVEATARLVASGADWEKARFSYQEYFQRMDKEAENFGQPVAALLGSIEAQIQLGLPSIGGKDSMSGTFEELTVPPTLVAFGVTTADTNKVLSPEFKEVNQFVYYLAGQEISETIDFTSIKDNFKLFSSIQQKHKITAAAAVKYGGLVESLALMAFGNQLGAKINLDDIESSLSAQLGGFVFTSSEEIADAVKIGETQEYFALDFNGVILEGAELLEAYEGKLADIYPTEFEQAAELLEVPEVTNTQVIQAETVIAEPVVYIPVFPGTNSEYDSAKAFEKEGAKVHLVPFVTLNEAAIEQSVETMVEYIEKANIIFFAGGFSAADEPDGSAKFIVNILLNAKVRKAIDAFIAKGGLIIGICNGFQALVKSGLLPYGNFEGVHESSPTLFYNDANQHVSKMVETRIANTNSPWLAGVSVGDIHAIPVSHGEGKFVVTTQEFISLRDNGQIFSQYVDFEGRPSMDSRYNPNGSFHAIEGITSKNGQIIGKMGHSERYEEGLFQNIPGHKDQSLFASAVNYFTGKQ